A window from Terriglobales bacterium encodes these proteins:
- a CDS encoding GTP-binding protein yields the protein MAKEKFERNKPHVNVGTIGHIDHGKTTLTAAITKVLSKHNPKVAFRSFDSIDNAPEERERGITIATAH from the coding sequence ATGGCGAAAGAGAAATTTGAACGGAATAAGCCGCACGTGAACGTGGGGACGATCGGGCACATCGACCACGGGAAGACGACGTTGACGGCGGCGATCACCAAAGTGCTGTCGAAGCACAACCCGAAGGTGGCGTTCCGCTCGTTCGATTCGATAGACAACGCGCCCGAGGAGCGGGAGCGGGGGATCACGATCGCGACGGCGCAC